The genomic window GGACGAAAAGTGGAATGACGGGTCTACTGGCGATTCTGTGCGTTGGCGTGACGACTCTGGTACGTGTGAACGCGTTTTAGAGTGCAATTCGCCGGAAGATAGCGAAATTTCCTCTCCTTAGGCCGCTCAGTTCCCCGATAGAAACGCCAATCACGGCGTAGAAGGTAGCTCTGCTTTAGAAAAGCATTTCGAAGTTCTCTAGCGGCGTTTCTGTCTCTCTAAATCGATCGGATAAAGTCGAAATGCCACTGAGTCTGAGTAAGAAGTCCCTTTTACCTTCTACTAGCAACACGTCACAAATTTTAcatgcaattaattaatttgattattttgaattgaattttttctggtACTGTAGCACCTTGTCAAATGAAGCGAGCCAAAGACTGGGTGAAGTGTTCTGGCATGATAGGCTGCAGTATCATTGCCTGCGATCCGGACGGATCGTTCTCGGCGAAGCAGTGCCACCCTTCGACCGGTCACTGCAAATGCGTCGATTTGGACGGAAATGACATCGAAGACACTGATCGAGGCCCATCGAACAAACTCGGCCTCGTCGATTGCAAAGCagcaagaagaaaaggcaaaataaataaataaataaataaatatcttAATGTTCTTTCTAGCGGTTGCTGATCTTTCACtcgaagccgtcgtcgtagacgaagagaacggcggtgacgtcatcttcactGGGTGCACGCGAGATTCCGACTGTCCGTTCCACATGGTCTGTTCAAAGAAGGACGGCACGTGCGCGTGTCGCCGCGAAgtcgtctcgttcgtctACGCGCCCGTCTGCGGCACCAACGGCGTCACCTATTCGAACGAGGACGAATTGAAAGCGGAAGCGTGCAGATATAAGATGGACATCGACGTGGCGTACAATTACGCCTGCGGTGAGATACACGCATAGgactcttcctcctcctcctcctccctgaGAGTATCTTGCCTCGAGAAAGAGTAGCGTTCCTTCTCCCCATATCATATGTGTATGTTGGTATTGATACATCGTGTGATGTCTACCCATTACAATCTCTAAAAGAGATACACGCcgagtttctcttcaagcGCTGCATGATAACCATCGCCAAATCCTGACATGCGATGCTTTTAGTTCTGCATCGAAAGCACCCTGACCTCGTCACAGCAGTCAAccccttttctttttgacgcTGCTAAATTGCGTCCAGATTTTCTTCACAGCTGCAGGACAGAATCGCTTCAAATTCTAAGCGCTTTGCAAAATAATCTCGTAGTGCACAGAAGCAAAAAATTCACCGAGGTCCAAAATAGGCAAATTTGGCAGGGTGTAAGAAAAAACATGGTTTCTTTCTAGTACCAGAGTAATCTCGCTGTAGAAGTCTGCACGAGAACTGTTACACAGCGTCATGCAGATTTCAGCTGACGTTCAATGACAACGTTTGGCCTCTGCCTGTCTAAACCCTTCGCTCAGGTTTCCCGAATAACACTAGTCCTATAAAAGACGAGACTCCCAcaaaatatatattttctGCAAATTCATATCTGTCTACCTCTCTATCCTTATGAAGTCATAAATTACGGGGTACTGACATCTACCAACATCTACCAAAAAGCTGTACTATACGATATGCAACACAAGAAAGATAAATCGCTAATTGTCATGTCATGGCTGTTTTTTTGGTATTGATATTTGATCATAGTCTTGAAGACTTTCGTAGTGAGACAGCCACTTACATCTTGTGCATTCTTCTCGAAATCCAGAGCAAAAAGACTTAAGATTCTTGTAGTGCTCCGTCGTTTTCAAGATGACTTTATGATGTAGAATCATCCAAAGCAAGAGTATGTGATTCATGTGAGTCTGATCGGAAACAATCATCACTTCGTCAGATATAAGCAAAACGTCGGCGACACAGTCGTACATCACAATATAGAACGATTTATCGTCCAGCAAGAGATTCGGCACGAGAGAAGACTGACTTGGATGTCGATTGTGATGAACAAACGAATACACTATCGCTTCTGCAGCGGCTTGACTGAGACCTTTTTCAGAAACCTTGAGCTTGAACTCAAGAGGGCAACCGTCTCCATCAGACGAGTGAGACAATTGGCGGGTAGCTTTGCCTGCTGAACTTTCTTCGTTGTCACTAGATGGTTCAGCTgaactttcttcttcgtttctgtcagacagagacaaagaaagtaTCACTTCGCTCAGGGACCCGCCCGGCTTTGCAACAGCGTCAAGAAATCCGTGCCACGTGTTGTAGTTGCCAATACCAAGATTAGCAGGTTCAAAGACGCCAGTGTATTGACGAGTAGTAGAAGGCGGCTTTCCGTGGGTGGATACAAGGCACTTTCCCCCACACAACGGCCCAATTAGTTCTCTTAGCACTCTTAATTCTTTTTCATGCTCCTTTTCTCCGCCAGCGTTCAGAACATTTCGACTATATGTCTGGAGGAATTTCGGTCTTGTGGCATCATGGAGACGGTCCAAGGCATCTGCATCTaatttcagaaaaaaatccttcGTCGGAGTTTCAAATACTCCATCAGTTCCAAACAAaggaatcgtttcgtttttttcgaaaTGAAATGCACTAGAAGCTTGACTTAACTCAGCAGAGCAGACGTTCATAGATACAAATTTGTAACAATGCATAGGAAATGAAGCCAATATGCTATGTATCCACTCCACagctagaaaaaacaaaagaaaaatataaTGCAATAACCCTTCCGCGCACCGGACCCCTACAGCATAGTAAAGAAATATCACGTGAAAAGGGATCCCTCTCTCATATATCTATGCCTACAACTACCACAGTTTCAAGTAATAACATTAATACTATCCTACCGTTTTGCAGCAGCTCTGAGATTTCACGGCGTGCTGACGATGCGTTAGTCGACGGTTCACCAGACATTGAACTGCAACAGAAAATAGCATGAGTTATCGTTACTATTTTTGGCAATGAAATAAGTTAGTATTTGACAAATAGCGTATAATTCGTTTAGATGCGATGGAGTTCTGCATTCTCCTAACACTTATTAGCTGCGCGTAGTTTTGAATTGGCATTTGACCGGGTACGGTTCCTCCCACTTTCATGCCAACGATGCTAAAACGACCGACGCGATGAGGAGatttcctttgccttttcgactgtttctcttctgtaaaGGAGGACCcaaaggaaaggaaaggaaGTGTGAGTATCGACAATGTCGCGACTGGTCGTTTTAGCATCGTTGTCCCCGTCGGGGGACCCGGCTAGGCCTGCCGGATGACTTCAGTTGTCGCTGGAGTCTGCAAGAAAGAGTGAGACAAGACACGCTTGCCTTTTTTAATCCGGCTGTCTTTCTCCTGTCTTTTTCGatacagtgacgtcacgtatgCGCCTTGTCA from Oscarella lobularis chromosome 1, ooOscLobu1.1, whole genome shotgun sequence includes these protein-coding regions:
- the LOC136195751 gene encoding equistatin-like isoform X1, which gives rise to MTGLLAILCVGVTTLAAQFPDRNANHGVEVEMPLSLTPCQMKRAKDWVKCSGMIGCSIIACDPDGSFSAKQCHPSTGHCKCVDLDGNDIEDTDRGPSNKLGLVDCKAARRKAVADLSLEAVVVDEENGGDVIFTGCTRDSDCPFHMVCSKKDGTCACRREVVSFVYAPVCGTNGVTYSNEDELKAEACRYKMDIDVAYNYACGEIHA
- the LOC136195751 gene encoding equistatin-like isoform X2; the protein is MTGLLAILCVGVTTLAAQFPDRNANHGVEVEMPLTPCQMKRAKDWVKCSGMIGCSIIACDPDGSFSAKQCHPSTGHCKCVDLDGNDIEDTDRGPSNKLGLVDCKAARRKAVADLSLEAVVVDEENGGDVIFTGCTRDSDCPFHMVCSKKDGTCACRREVVSFVYAPVCGTNGVTYSNEDELKAEACRYKMDIDVAYNYACGEIHA
- the LOC136195727 gene encoding uncharacterized protein produces the protein MSGEPSTNASSARREISELLQNAVEWIHSILASFPMHCYKFVSMNVCSAELSQASSAFHFEKNETIPLFGTDGVFETPTKDFFLKLDADALDRLHDATRPKFLQTYSRNVLNAGGEKEHEKELRVLRELIGPLCGGKCLVSTHGKPPSTTRQYTGVFEPANLGIGNYNTWHGFLDAVAKPGGSLSEVILSLSLSDRNEEESSAEPSSDNEESSAGKATRQLSHSSDGDGCPLEFKLKVSEKGLSQAAAEAIVYSFVHHNRHPSQSSLVPNLLLDDKSFYIVMYDCVADVLLISDEVMIVSDQTHMNHILLLWMILHHKVILKTTEHYKNLKSFCSGFREECTRCKWLSHYESLQDYDQISIPKKQP